The proteins below come from a single Streptomyces sp. B3I8 genomic window:
- a CDS encoding fumarylacetoacetate hydrolase family protein, producing the protein MEPAAARPRPRLDPGSVLPEDADRAALVARVHDPESGGPCVAAVRGEHVVDLTALAPTVADLMERDDAATLVRQADGARAWRLDALLAAPADRPDVPHLLAPVDLQVIKAAGVTFARSLLERVIEERTGGDPAQAARVRERVARVVGGALDGIRPGSPEAERAKEALVAEGLWSQYLEVGIGPDPEIFTKAPVLSAVGTGADIGVLGASVWNNPEPEVVLVVDSHGRVRGATLGNDVNLRDIEGRSALLLSRAKDNNASCAIGPFVRLLDDGFGLDTVRHLDVDLRIDGTDGYVLHGSSSLREISRDVSDLVAATLGPHHQYPDGFVLFTGTLFAPTEDRHAPGAGFTHEYGDLVRISSPRLGALVNTVVTSEQAAPWTFGAGALMRNLARRGLL; encoded by the coding sequence GTGGAACCGGCAGCAGCACGCCCCCGTCCGCGCCTCGATCCCGGATCCGTCCTGCCCGAGGACGCCGACCGGGCCGCCCTCGTCGCCCGCGTGCACGACCCGGAGAGCGGCGGACCGTGCGTGGCCGCGGTCCGGGGCGAGCACGTCGTCGACCTGACGGCCCTCGCCCCGACCGTCGCCGACCTCATGGAACGCGACGACGCCGCGACGCTCGTCCGGCAGGCCGACGGCGCACGCGCCTGGCGCCTGGACGCCCTGCTCGCCGCGCCGGCCGACCGCCCCGACGTCCCCCACCTCCTCGCCCCCGTCGACCTCCAGGTGATCAAGGCCGCGGGCGTCACCTTCGCCCGCAGCCTGCTGGAACGCGTCATCGAGGAACGCACCGGCGGCGACCCGGCACAGGCCGCACGCGTACGGGAGCGCGTCGCCCGGGTGGTCGGCGGCGCGCTCGACGGCATCCGTCCCGGATCACCGGAGGCGGAGCGGGCCAAGGAGGCACTCGTCGCCGAAGGACTGTGGTCGCAGTACCTGGAGGTCGGCATCGGGCCGGACCCGGAGATCTTCACCAAGGCGCCCGTCCTGTCCGCGGTGGGCACCGGCGCCGACATCGGAGTGCTCGGCGCCTCGGTGTGGAACAACCCCGAACCCGAGGTCGTCCTCGTCGTCGACTCGCACGGCCGGGTCCGCGGCGCGACCCTCGGCAACGACGTCAACCTCCGCGACATCGAAGGACGCAGCGCCCTGCTGCTGTCCCGCGCGAAGGACAACAACGCCTCCTGCGCCATCGGCCCGTTCGTCCGCCTGCTCGACGACGGCTTCGGCCTCGACACCGTCCGCCATCTCGACGTCGACCTGCGGATCGACGGCACGGACGGCTACGTCCTGCACGGCAGCAGCTCCCTGCGCGAGATCAGCCGCGACGTGAGCGATCTGGTGGCCGCCACGCTCGGCCCGCACCACCAGTACCCGGACGGCTTCGTGCTGTTCACCGGAACCCTGTTCGCGCCCACCGAGGACCGGCACGCGCCCGGTGCCGGCTTCACCCACGAGTACGGCGACCTCGTACGGATCTCCAGTCCGAGGCTCGGCGCCCTGGTCAACACCGTCGTCACCAGCGAGCAGGCCGCGCCGTGGACGTTCGGGGCGGGCGCGCTGATGCGCAACCTCGCCCGGCGCGGCCTGCTCTGA
- a CDS encoding IlvD/Edd family dehydratase, which translates to MTDGRRTSRRSQAWFGAQGRAGMLYRSWMRNQGFGHEVFDGRPVIGIATSASELAPCNAHLTDVAEAVRRGVWQAGGLPLVFPTMATGETLMRPTAMLYRNLMAMEVEELIRANPLDGVVLLSGCDKTTPAMLMGAASVDLPAVMVTGGPMLNGKYRGQDVGSGTHVWKFEEDLKTGRMTEEECFFAEGCMARSRGHCMTMGTASTMACMAEALGMQLPGSAAWPAVDSRRMETAQAAGQRVVTMVEEELRPSRILTREAFENAVRVNAAIGGSTNALIHLTALAGRVGVELDLDDFDRLVRAVPTLVNLMPSGKYLMEDFCYAGGLPAVLAELLAGGLLHGEPITVTGRTVAENTRDTERFGSDVITPLDTPFQPAGTGIAVLRGNLCPDGAVIKQSAASPHLLTHRGPARVFDSPEAYHEVADDPDLDVDENTVLVIRNAGPKGYPGMPEVSNVPLPAKLLKAGVTDMVRVCDGRMSGTGYGTVVLHVAPEAAVGGPLALVRDGDPVVLDVPHRTLRLDVDDAELDRRRQAWRAPEQRYTGGYTWLYTQHVEQADKGADFGFLRGSRGHEVPRDSH; encoded by the coding sequence ATGACCGACGGTCGCAGGACGAGTCGCCGCAGCCAGGCCTGGTTCGGAGCCCAGGGCCGCGCCGGGATGCTGTACCGCTCCTGGATGCGCAACCAGGGCTTCGGCCACGAGGTGTTCGACGGGCGTCCCGTCATCGGCATCGCCACCAGCGCCTCCGAACTCGCCCCGTGCAACGCCCACCTGACGGACGTCGCCGAAGCGGTCAGGCGCGGCGTGTGGCAGGCGGGCGGTCTCCCGCTCGTGTTCCCCACCATGGCCACCGGCGAGACCCTGATGCGCCCCACCGCCATGCTGTACCGCAACCTCATGGCGATGGAGGTCGAGGAACTGATCCGGGCCAATCCGCTCGACGGCGTCGTGCTGCTGTCCGGCTGCGACAAGACCACCCCCGCCATGCTCATGGGCGCCGCCAGCGTGGACCTGCCCGCCGTCATGGTCACCGGCGGGCCCATGCTCAACGGCAAGTACCGGGGCCAGGACGTCGGATCCGGCACCCACGTCTGGAAGTTCGAGGAGGACCTGAAGACCGGCCGGATGACCGAGGAGGAGTGCTTCTTCGCGGAAGGGTGCATGGCCCGCTCCCGCGGCCACTGCATGACCATGGGAACCGCCTCGACGATGGCGTGCATGGCCGAGGCGCTCGGCATGCAACTGCCCGGCTCGGCGGCCTGGCCCGCGGTCGACTCCCGCCGCATGGAGACCGCGCAGGCGGCGGGGCAGCGCGTCGTGACCATGGTGGAGGAGGAACTGCGCCCCTCGCGCATCCTCACCCGGGAGGCGTTCGAGAACGCCGTCCGGGTCAACGCGGCCATCGGCGGCTCCACCAACGCCCTCATCCACCTCACCGCCCTCGCCGGACGCGTCGGTGTCGAACTGGACCTCGACGACTTCGACCGACTCGTCCGCGCGGTGCCGACCCTGGTCAACCTGATGCCCAGCGGTAAATACCTCATGGAGGACTTCTGCTATGCGGGCGGCCTGCCCGCCGTCCTCGCCGAGCTGCTCGCCGGCGGACTGCTGCACGGCGAACCGATCACGGTCACCGGCCGCACCGTCGCCGAGAACACCCGTGACACCGAACGCTTCGGCTCCGACGTCATCACCCCCCTCGACACCCCCTTCCAGCCGGCCGGCACCGGCATCGCCGTCCTGCGCGGCAACCTGTGCCCGGACGGCGCCGTCATCAAGCAGTCCGCCGCATCCCCGCACCTGCTCACCCACCGCGGTCCCGCCCGCGTGTTCGACTCCCCGGAGGCCTACCACGAGGTGGCCGACGACCCCGACCTCGACGTCGACGAGAACACCGTCCTCGTCATCCGCAACGCCGGCCCCAAGGGCTACCCCGGCATGCCCGAGGTCTCCAACGTCCCCCTGCCCGCCAAGCTGCTCAAGGCCGGCGTCACCGACATGGTGCGCGTCTGCGACGGCCGGATGAGCGGCACCGGATACGGCACGGTGGTCCTGCACGTGGCGCCGGAGGCCGCCGTCGGCGGCCCTCTCGCCCTGGTGCGCGACGGGGACCCCGTCGTCCTCGACGTCCCCCACCGCACCCTGCGCCTGGACGTCGACGATGCCGAACTCGACCGGCGCCGACAGGCCTGGCGCGCACCCGAGCAGCGGTACACCGGCGGCTACACCTGGCTCTACACCCAGCACGTCGAACAGGCGGACAAGGGCGCCGACTTCGGCTTCCTGCGCGGAAGCCGCGGACACGAGGTCCCCCGCGACTCCCACTGA
- a CDS encoding FadR/GntR family transcriptional regulator, which yields MASRGRAKIVVRFLTMHQRVVDELGRRVAAGAWAPGDALPVEDALAAEIGVSRGVVREAVKALVAKGMLHVRPRTGTRVLPREHWNHLDRDVLRWQQAGDAAALLRDTGELRRIVEPEAARLAAERAGSEEVRGLYEALAAMEAAAADPGRGGYVEADIAFHRALLDASGNRLLGSLGRAVDIALEHSFLVSTQTPGAVEASLPGHRAVVRAVEARDPAAAAAAVLAIIEAADQEIARSPGLPGDAG from the coding sequence ATGGCGTCCAGGGGGCGAGCGAAGATCGTGGTGCGTTTCCTGACCATGCACCAGCGCGTGGTCGACGAGCTCGGGCGGCGCGTCGCGGCCGGCGCGTGGGCGCCGGGGGACGCGTTGCCGGTCGAGGACGCGCTCGCGGCCGAGATCGGCGTCAGCCGGGGCGTGGTGCGAGAAGCGGTCAAGGCACTGGTGGCCAAGGGGATGCTGCACGTGCGTCCGCGTACCGGCACGCGCGTGCTGCCCCGGGAGCACTGGAACCATCTGGACCGTGACGTGCTGCGCTGGCAGCAGGCCGGGGACGCCGCGGCCCTGCTGCGCGACACCGGTGAGCTGCGCCGGATCGTCGAGCCGGAGGCGGCGCGGCTGGCCGCCGAGCGGGCCGGCTCCGAGGAGGTACGCGGGTTGTACGAGGCGCTGGCGGCCATGGAGGCCGCGGCGGCGGATCCGGGCCGCGGCGGCTATGTCGAGGCGGACATCGCCTTCCACCGGGCCCTGCTGGACGCCAGCGGCAACCGTCTGCTCGGCTCACTGGGGCGTGCCGTCGACATCGCGCTGGAGCACAGTTTCCTCGTCAGCACGCAGACGCCCGGCGCGGTGGAGGCCTCGCTGCCGGGCCACCGGGCCGTCGTGCGGGCCGTCGAGGCGCGCGATCCGGCGGCCGCGGCGGCCGCCGTACTGGCCATCATCGAGGCCGCCGACCAGGAGATCGCCCGGTCGCCCGGACTACCGGGCGACGCCGGGTGA
- a CDS encoding DUF5302 domain-containing protein, producing the protein MTAEPVSPEGSEPEAAPGTAPEAAPLAPDSDGNYDLKRKFREALDRKRGTQANAAEAGGSPDAAKVRAAHGPAASQRSFRRKSGG; encoded by the coding sequence ATGACCGCAGAGCCCGTGTCCCCGGAAGGTTCGGAGCCGGAGGCCGCCCCGGGGACTGCCCCCGAGGCCGCCCCGCTCGCGCCGGACAGCGACGGCAACTACGACCTCAAGCGCAAGTTCCGCGAAGCCCTGGACCGCAAGCGCGGTACGCAGGCGAACGCCGCCGAGGCCGGCGGCAGCCCGGACGCCGCCAAGGTGCGCGCGGCGCACGGCCCGGCGGCGAGCCAGCGCTCGTTCCGGCGCAAGAGCGGCGGCTGA
- a CDS encoding MarR family winged helix-turn-helix transcriptional regulator, which produces MIPESPGEPEPAPESAPESAPESAPAAEPAPGLSPDDLLAVLPRLTRLSSAFSKGRLVDRAAEAAGPSLDRPAVGVLVALLAAGEPLRIGEIADRMQVVGPHVTRQVQALEKRRLVRRIADPHDRRASLIEPTEAGDEAARRYVASLLGWFADVLGRWPRQDRDDLLRLLARFADDVTDRLALPEAGDEGEDGEGA; this is translated from the coding sequence ATGATCCCCGAGTCCCCCGGGGAGCCCGAGCCCGCGCCGGAGTCCGCGCCGGAGTCCGCGCCGGAGTCCGCGCCCGCGGCCGAACCCGCGCCCGGCCTCTCGCCCGACGATCTGCTCGCCGTGCTGCCCCGGCTCACCCGGCTCAGTTCCGCGTTCAGCAAGGGCAGGCTCGTCGATCGCGCTGCGGAGGCGGCCGGCCCCTCCTTGGACCGCCCCGCCGTGGGCGTGCTGGTGGCCCTGCTCGCGGCCGGGGAACCCCTGCGCATCGGGGAGATCGCCGACCGCATGCAGGTCGTGGGCCCGCACGTCACCCGCCAGGTCCAGGCCCTGGAGAAGCGCCGCCTCGTGCGGCGCATCGCCGACCCCCACGACCGCCGCGCGAGCCTCATCGAGCCGACGGAGGCGGGCGACGAGGCCGCCCGCCGCTATGTCGCCTCCCTGCTCGGCTGGTTCGCCGACGTCCTCGGCCGATGGCCCCGGCAGGACCGCGACGATCTCCTCCGCCTCCTCGCCCGCTTCGCCGACGACGTCACGGACCGGCTGGCCCTGCCCGAGGCGGGGGACGAGGGGGAGGACGGGGAGGGGGCTTGA